The nucleotide sequence TCACAGCACTCTGTTAATAGTCTTCTTTTCtggtatatactgtattttacggactataagtcacactttttttcatagtttggctggtccagcGACTTATGAtgatgaaccaagagaaaacattaccgtctacagccgctttctcttggttcttggttctaaatgaatgcgatttatagtccagtgcgagttatatatgtttttttcctcattatgacgtatttttggactgatgcgacttatactcaggtgcgacttatagtccgaaaaatacggtaaacagATATAAAGAGGATCCAGGAATTGTTACCCACCAAGCACCACTGGCTGCCCATCTCTGACCCCACCTGGAATATGAAGCTCTGTTTTGCTATCCGAGTTGTCGCACGACCCAGACGTGTCCGTCTGACCAGCAGGTGATGATGCAATTTCTGCTAAAACCTCCAAGTCTTTTAAAATCACCTATTAGAGAGATTGTTTTTTTAAGATTGCTGCATCTAGTGGACCTGCACTGAGATGATTGGGAAACTATGATGACTTACTTCATCAGATTCATCTGATAGTGTCTTCAGTAACATGGGGAACAAACTATCTGTGTGCTTGAACATCTGGCATGGAGATACAGTGGAATAAAACATGTTTAGCACTGCAATTTTTAGCATTGAaactacatatttaaaataccatCTATAGAAACCTTGCGAGGGGTCTTGATGTACAAATGGTACAACCACTTCAACACAGCAATGCGAGTCATCATCCCGGTGGATGAATCGTGTAAATGTCGGTCCAGTACTTGCACTATGCCATCCAGATCCAGAGTTACAGCAGACCTGTCAGAACTGCACAGCAATGAGTAAACCAGAGATCCTGGAGAAATCCTTAAATAGCTTCTGATCTTTTAACTAGACATCAAGTAACGGCTAATGGTTGACTTACAATTAATGTTCATTAATGAGTTATTTGACTGTGTTTAGTCTGTAATAtcagaaaacaaaaagacaaagtgTTGTTTTGTCAGTAAATGTCAAAACGTACCTTGCTGGAGTGAAGAAGGAGATGTTGCTGAAGCCTACTGAGTCCTGAGATTCATTTAGGGAATCTATAACCAAAAACaaagatataaaataaagaagGCAAAGGCTTTTCGATTTATTTCCAGTACAGttgcatttagaaaacaatgtGGAAACAATTCCTGGCATTATTAATAACTATTCAGTACATCAACAATACAAAGCTTCAGGGTCAGTCCAATTTATGATTTCAAAGATTTTTAAAGTCAGTAATGCTCACCAAGATtgcattcattatatatatatatatatatatatatatatatatatatatatatatatatatatatatatatatatatatgtatgtatgtatatatatatatatatatatatatatatatatatatatgtatgtatgtatgtgtgtgtatttaattttaatatttgtttttattttcagttgccattactcctgtcttcagtgttacatgatccttaagaaatcattctaatataataatttggtgCAGAAgaagctattttattattatgacgCACAATTCTCTAATGAATAGAgcgttcaaaagaatggcatttattggaaatagatTTGTTTTATAACAATACGTTTTTAGTCTCTATTGagcaatttaacacatttttgctGAAAACAAGTTATGTCATactatgtcataaaaaaaaaaatcatactgaccgcTAACATTTAAACTTGGTGTGAATAAGCAAGATGATTCGAAAATGTGAGACAGGACAAAAGTGTGGATGCAACCCCGGCCTCCCGCCAGATGACTTTCCTAACGAGAAGTTAGGATAAATAATTGTAGGAATATCAAAAAAGCTATGAATTACTTTATATTTCGATTTTGGGTCGTCTATAGCGAAATGCAGACATTTAAAAAGAAGCGTCAAGCGATTTTCCGTGAGAGCGTATTAGCCACAGCCAAGACGTTTAAGTGAAAGTCATAGACTGTAAGGTGAAAGTATTACAATAGCGCCATCTGAAGGATTGtaaaaagtgagagaaaaaaagcggattcccggccaatgcaatCGCTTAaccttttcactttatttttacttccacacattgaaataaaataaataaaattggaaGAAAATCAAGaagaaaaatgataataaaagaaACTTGCCATTCAGATCACCCTCTTTCTTAGATGGATTCCCATCACCCGGAGGGGACAATTTGGTCTGTgattcttcatcatcttcatcatcttcaggaGTCACAAGCTTCATCAGGCTATGGTTACATGCACTGGCAGCCTCTTTAGTACCTAGAGATGGTTTATTGAGGAAAAGTGAACTAATACTAACAGAACCATATCAGTTCCTCAAAAACATTACCTAAATGGCACTGAACACAAAACATACTCTcagcaaatgcattttatattaaatatgcaaCCAGAGTTCAGGATACTCTTTTTGCGGTCATCATAGGAAAGGCAAGGCAGCACTGCAGTCAGTATGCCAGAGGAATACGGCAGGACCACTCTTCCAGCAAGCTGAATGAATTCTCTCATCCATGTCATCGACGTCAACTGGATGAGATCGTTAGCTGCAGaaagacaaaattaaacaattacactACTTACCTATAATAAAAAGAATTCTACTAAGTTCTACAATCTGACTCACTCGACTTTGATTCATCAGACACTTGACAGTGGATGACTAAAATGTTGGCCATTTCCGCAAATTTGACACTGGATGGATTCTTCTTAATTTCTTTCAGGAATTCCCCCAAAACCACCTCGCACCTATTAAACAGCAGCTGTTAATGCTCTTtaaaaaggagaaaaacaaaactatagGGAGAAACTATCTCAGGTACAGGAAAAGAGATGATGAGACATACATTCGCCTgatctctttgctgctgtctccAAGAATCTGAAAAAGTCCATCTAGAATTTCTGGCAGATAATCCAGGAGGTTAATATCAGGAACCGACTCCAACACGTGGATCTGGAGTCAAACCATCACAGGAAATCACAAAATTATAATGGCAACTACTATCAGtgtgttgttattgttgatgaaaaacaaaactatttgtaattttcaaaaaatgaaattaaataaaatttcaatTAGGCAAAAAGCTAAAcatgaaaaacttaaaaatgagAAAACTTAATTTGAAGTacttaaattattacaaataaaactgaaataaaaatcaagctaaattgaaatattttaattaaaaataaaagaaagattgGTGAAAGTGCTCAACTCACCCATGAGATAATGAATTGGCGGGCGTATTGGTTGTTTGAGTAAATCCTCTCACGCAACAGAGGGACAAAAGCCACTAGGTCAAATTTGTTGCTCTCTGTTACAATGTCCTTAAAATAAAAAGGACACAAGAAGTCATTATTTCATTTGATATTCTAAACCTTCACTGCGGAATCCACGCTTCTCATTTCAAACTCACCTTAAGAAGCCGATCCAGGAGCTCAGACCCACTCTTTACGTTTGGATCAGGATCTGCAGCTAGCTGTAAAGAACAGATCACATGTAAGGGGATTCAAAGATACAGGAAGAGGAAATTACAGTACAAAGGTTAGGAATGACCGTATAATGAAAATTCcaatgaaaataatgtttaaaatgtcagtAACGGTTAAAAGGTCTGTGCTATCACCTCTTACCTATGAAATATGGAAAAGACTATAACAAGAAAATAACATGTTACCAAtgtcatttttgtattatatactattaaagtatttataaatatttttaattagcttacattttttataatttagtttgatttttgtttcagtaattttgttttggacttttgtcatttttattagtttgagTTGAATtcctatttagctttaatttattttaattaattattttttagatttagcGATAACATTTTGGGAAGTTTGAactaaactatttttaatagttttagtcagTGTTACTTTAAGCCCACTGAGATGGTAATATAGTTTTAGTCATTtcctttttttgtcatgtttttttttttacgtctatacagtttttattattaattttaatttcttaatttattttagtacattaacctaaattaaaataagaaatgttgtctATGCAacaatctgaagaaaaaaaaatcagttaatgttaatttaatttcaaataacaaaaatgtttaactgTAATAACCCAAGAGTTGACAAAAACAACACTTGCTTTTTAGTctcaataaatattttactacatttaaatttaaatagcaTTGATCACTTAAAAATATTTCAACTAAATATTTCATTCATGCCTGCATCTAGACTTTACCTTGCTAAGCCCATCAAACAGCACATTGAAGTGGGGCAGCACTGCTCCCCTGGCAACCTTCACTATATTGTAAAGGGCCTCACAGGCGTAGTAACGCAGACGGCTGTCAGAATCATTGAAACATGTAAGAACCGGATCAATGAGCTCTTTCAGGTACAATCCAGAATCCTGAATAGTACAAAAGATAAGATAAACATAAGCAAAGCCTCCATATTTGCTTTGGAATTTCAAGCACACTGAACATCTGGCAGCCAATATACCATTGAATCAAGTATTCAATGGTGTATTGAGAAAGTATTTAGTACATTTATATCACATACTTTTCCCAGAGCAATGGAGCACGCCGCCAACCCA is from Carassius auratus strain Wakin chromosome 25, ASM336829v1, whole genome shotgun sequence and encodes:
- the LOC113043217 gene encoding protein VAC14 homolog, whose amino-acid sequence is MNTEKDFSPLTPNIVRALNDKLYEKRKVAALEIEKLVREFVAQNNSAQIRHVIQILATEFALSQHPHSRKGGLIGLAACSIALGKDSGLYLKELIDPVLTCFNDSDSRLRYYACEALYNIVKVARGAVLPHFNVLFDGLSKLAADPDPNVKSGSELLDRLLKDIVTESNKFDLVAFVPLLRERIYSNNQYARQFIISWIHVLESVPDINLLDYLPEILDGLFQILGDSSKEIRRMCEVVLGEFLKEIKKNPSSVKFAEMANILVIHCQVSDESKSTNDLIQLTSMTWMREFIQLAGRVVLPYSSGILTAVLPCLSYDDRKKSTKEAASACNHSLMKLVTPEDDEDDEESQTKLSPPGDGNPSKKEGDLNDSLNESQDSVGFSNISFFTPASSDRSAVTLDLDGIVQVLDRHLHDSSTGMMTRIAVLKWLYHLYIKTPRKMFKHTDSLFPMLLKTLSDESDEVILKDLEVLAEIASSPAGQTDTSGSCDNSDSKTELHIPGGVRDGQPVVLGSKVADLSPSTPSMNSYFYKFMINLLKRFSLERKLLEMRGAFIIRQLCLLLHAENIFHSMADILLKEEDLKFASTMVQTLNTILLTSAELFQLRNQLKDLHTQDSCALFCCLYRSWCHNPVATVSLCFLTQNYRHAYDLIQKFGDLEVTVDFLMEVDKLVQLIESPIFTYLRLQLLDVEHNPYLIKALYGLLMLLPQSQAFQLLSHRLSCVPNPELMRTMEDPKAPVKDKRLAQPHIDYSELLQHFDRVQSKHLEVRHQRARRSEHPDRKL